In Glycine soja cultivar W05 chromosome 10, ASM419377v2, whole genome shotgun sequence, the genomic stretch GGTCAAGAACTTGAATCACAAGCAATCTCTTGGGTTTGAAAAGAATAATTGCTGGAACTTTGATCTAAAGTCATCACTTTCGGGTATTTGTGGCCCTCATTTTGATGCAGATAGCGTTTGATTTCGACAAAGCACAAACGATTCGTAAATAAGAATTCCATTGACTTAAGGAATGAAAAAGTACTTTATGTACATACATAAACCATGCACatgctaaaaaattatataaaaaaatatatcagtgCTATTCAAATGAAAGTAGGTACAATTGCTTTATTTGGTTCTGACTGAAATATATGCTTCATCACCAAAACCACAGTACATAGAAAATTCCTTGCAAAAGTTAATTCATCTTGATGTACATATTTTAACAACAAATGTGAACCACTGAAttgattacaaaattacaagaaattaacaaaactaCTGTTCTAAGTACAATGAAAATTTCTGGCCTGGGAAAACTTCAATTTTGATTCCTACAGAAGGCCATTAACTGGTGATGAGCTAATAGCTGGCATCTCCTTGTTTGCTGAAAATGTCTCACTGCTCCTACCACTCTTTCTCCGAGGCTTTGCCTCTCCGAGCATCATCATAACATCCCTCATGGAGGGTCTATCCTTGGGGAACTTGGCAGTGCAAAGAAGTGCAATTCTGAGAACTAATAGCATCTCTTCTTGAACATGCTTGCAGTTTCCTACACTGGGGTCTAATGCTTCTTCTGGAGATTTGTTGTCTATCTTCCTTCTAATCCACCCTACTAGGTCTATAGATTCTCCAAACTCCGAATTTAAAGGCCGCTTTCCAGTGAGAAGCTCCAACAAAACCACTCCATAACTGTAAATGTCAATCTTTTCATCCACTTTCAAGGAGTATCCATATTCTGCCAAGTAATAAAGTACTGAAATGGTTAGAAATTTAAATCTTGCACATTAAGCAGGAAGAAACATCTCTTCACAGATATGAATATAGACAGTCTCTCTTGTATCTTAATCTGCTGatagaaaattatgatttttgagCCTCTAAGTTTAACTAACAAACTCAGTCTTAGGTATTCTGAAAAGTGAAAAGCATAATAGTAATGTGATTAACCTGCAAAAGTATGTATGAACTAGTAACTCACCAGGGGCAATGTATCCATAGGATCCAGCAATCATGGAAACTGTTTCATTCTTTTGGAACATCATCTTGGCCAATCCGAAATCCGCTATCCTTGCCTCGAGATTTGCATCTAGGAGTATATTATTAGACTTGATGTCTCTATGGATAACAGGTGGATGACAGTCATGGTGAAGATAAGCAAGTCCTTGTGCTATTCCTAGAGCTATGTTATATCGGGAAACCCAGTCTACAAGCAATCTCCCTGCTTGTTTACCATGCAGGGCCTCTCCAAGGTTTCCATTGTGCATAAATTCATAAACTATCATAACATCGGCGTCATTGTAAAGAAATCCTAGTAGTCTAACAATGTTCCTATGCCTTAGCCTCCCTAAAAGATTCACCTCTCCAACAAGGTCATCGCTGCTTCCTACTTCAATATCAGATCCTGATCTCCACAACTTTTTTACTGCCACAATTGTACTTGATTGTGGTATCTCAGCCTTGTAAACAACCCCAGTTGCTCCCATCCCAATCATATTTGTATCCTtaatgcaagataaaatgtcGCTACTCGTAAAATCTAGCCTCTGAAAGGCCATCAATCTCCAAGGCCACCCCTTCCTACCCTTATAAAATCTTTCTCGAAAGCACAATCCATCTGTGTACCACTTCATGTATAAAGATCTTGCTACCAAAGTTGCAACCCCTATTGCTAGTATTGATGATACTCCAATGATCCATCCTACAAGAATGTGCTTTGCACGTGAGCTCCCATGACTTAATGGATATGCTGAGGTTTGGCCACATGGAGGGAGAACGCCACCACATAAGCCAGCATTTCCCACAAGATCATTCGGGTTTATTGTTCTTAGCACGCCATTTTCTGGGACAGGACCTTCTAGCTTGTTGTGTGAGACATTGAATGTTTCTAGAGCTGGAGACATACCAAAGCTTTCAGGTATATGACCACTCAGAGTGTTGTTGGCAAGATCAAGAATGGCCAATGTAGGCATGCTTGCTAATGATTTTGGGATTCCACCAGTCAATTGGTTATTCTGTAGGTTCAAGTTTACCAATTTCTGACATGATGCAATGCTAGATGGAATGCTTCCAGAGAATCGATTTGATGAGAGATCAAGGACACCAAGTGAGGGACAATCCTGGAATTGGTCAGGGATTTCACCTCCCAAGTTGTTGTTGGAGACAATTAAAGTTTGCAGATTTGGAATGGAAATAATGGTCGAAGGAAGAGAAGAGTGGAGGTTGTTTCTGGAaaaatcaatgaaagaaagggatGTAGAAGAACCAATGTCATCAGGAATTCCACCAGTGAGACTATTGTTAGCCCATTCTAACCTCTGAAGCTTCCCAAGCTTACCCAGACCCACAGGAATTGTCCCATTAAGAAAATTGTTCTGAATTCGAACACGAACAAGTGAAGGACATGTTGATAGGCTTGCGGGAATTGGACCCAAGAAGGCATTATTGAAAAGTATGAGCTTGGTGAGATAGCCCTTGGTGCAAAGAGTTTCTGGAATCTCACCAGAGAGTGAATTGGATGATACATCCAACCACTGCAATGGTGAATTCTTGCCAAGGTTTCTAGGCAATGTCCCTGACAAGGAATTGTTCCATAGCTCAAGCACCTCAAGTTGAGGTAAATCACCAAGGCCAGAAGGCACAGGACCCGATAGCCAGTTCCGCATGAAGTTCAGAAGCTGCAAATTCTTCAGCTTACTTATTTCACCTGGAATATTTCCTGATAACATGTTGTCTGAGAGATCCAGCTGCACCAATGAAGTCATGTTGCCAATTGCTGGTGGAATCTTGccttcaaatttgtttttatacaAGAAAACTGTATTCAACAATTTGAGCCTTCCCAACTCAGCTGGAATTTCACCACCAAGATTACCTTCTGCTAAATCAAGATACTTCAGCTTGGTGAGATTTCCAAACTCGGGTGGAATCCCTCCTTCAAATTCATTGTATCCAATGATCATGCATTCCAGTGATGAAAGCTGTCCCAGCCCTCCCGGGATTTCCCCGGTGAGATTATTCCCAGATAAACcaaggaacttcaatttgtgcAAGTTACTGAAGGATTTTGGAATTGACCCTTCAAAGAAGCTGCCTCTGAGATCCAAAGTCTCCAAAGAAGAGACATTTCCAAAATCCTCAGGAAGAAAGCCAGAGAAATTGTTGCTGGATGCATTTAAAGTTATTAGTCCTGATGCCTTTCCAAGACCTAATGGAAAGTCACCAGTGAAGAAATTCTGGCTCACATCAAGACTCTTCAGTGTGGTGAGATTGGCTATGGATGACAATGATGAGGCAAATTCATTGCAACACAAGTTTAGAGAAGTGAGACTCTTTAGCCTTTGTATCTCATTGGACACAATGCCACTCAGATTCATGCGGGAGAGATCGAGCTTCTCCACGGCTCCAATGGAGTTGCACCGGACACCAGTCCAGTTACAATGAGCTGCATTCTTCCCTTCTGCTTTGTCCACCAATTTCCAATCATGCAGGCTATTCAGTGGATCAGTGAGTCCTTCTTTTATAGAAAGTAAAGCAGCTACTTCATCATTTGCTGCAGCTGCATAGCCATAAGAGAAACAGCAAATGCAACAGAAGTAGAAGAAAAACTGAGTTTTCATCTGCATCTTTCTTATTGTTGTTCTTCTTTTGCTTGATCAGTGTCTCAGTTGTTGTGCACCATTTGCATGCACTCTCTACTGGAGTAGAAGGGTGATCATGTGGGGGGTGGACAGAACACTGACAGAGAGTGACATCTCAGGTTTGTGTGGAAAGGACAAAGGAGGATGGTTAAGTAGTTGATTCGATATATAATACTGTAGGCTAATAATAAACCATTGATTAGATGTGTTCAATTTTTAAGGGCTTTTCAGGTTAGTGGATTGGTATTTCAAAGCAGATAGTAATGTTCATGCAAGGACAGTGAAGCTTTGGAATTATTTGAAGCTCCTCCGACATAAAACATGGGAGAGAATGTGGCCCTTCTTACTAGTTTAGTTTCTAATTCTTCCCTTTATCTGTAATCATCTGATCATTGTCAACTTGAAGGAGGAATAATGATGcagttattgtatttttttatacataaaaaaacaactattgtttctctcttatttgtttattatgaatCCCTTTTACGGCAATTACATTCTTGCTTAAAAGATTGTGAAATGTGAATAAAGGAATGAAAGAATTTAGATCTTCTGCATTTAATGGACAGATCGAGGTGAAGTATGTATTTAGTTTCTCTCTTAAGTGTTTTGTCTAGCTTCTCTAGGTaggtaataaataaatgtacatGCAACAAATATTTCACTCCATCTGAGTTTCATTTCCAATCAGTCCACAAAAATGATATGAATTTAGCAATTTATGATTGAGATTCAATCAGCAACCAGAAAtgagaaaaaagataattaagaagttaaaaaaaaaaaatagaactccCACAGTACATAGTGAAGGTAAACTTTATAACCTCGTTTCATCTTTTACGATAGCAGCTTTCAGAACCTTGGGGTTGTTAATAAACAGTATCTAGCAGAAAGCATCTTGCCTTGCCAgtacatttaataaataaattcattaagCTACTTTAAGTTTGTTCCATGATTGTAAAAGTTGAATTTCAAGAGGATTTAAGGGGTAACTTCTAACCATGACAAAGATTCAGAAATGATGCATAAATGGCCCTACTAACATACGGCTAAAGTTAGGATCCACCAGAACATTGGTGtactcattaatttttttcttcaaaattcaaaCCTAAATCTGAAAACCATGTGATAATGGGagtcttttaagaaaaaagagtGAAGAAACTGTGTACCCCTCTCCCCCACTTATTTTGTAATCCAATAGGAAGAGGAAGGgaggaagaaaagaagagacattagagagaaaaagggaaaatataataaaggaAATGTGAGAACCATTATCCATTGCCCATTTCATGGTTTTAGCCTTAGATGTTAATTATTGGTTATGATTTAGAGAAGGGAATCTTTCCATGTAACAGGGAGAAGGAAACATGAAAATAAGACAAATTCTACCctccataaaaataaaaagggctACAAAAATGATAATGAGGTATTCTTAAAACTAGAGCATCAGTTATTTTAAGAACTAGAGTGACATTCACTTAATTGATCATTTGTGACATACTAGAAGCAAAGAAGCAAATGCAAATAAACCAGCCAAGAGAGGAACCCAAGTAATGTATCAAAAAATTTCATTGTTTTACTACAATTTGATAGTACAAAACCAAAAGTCCTCAAATGAATCTGGGAGTTATTTTTGTTAATGCTGAAGGAAATTTTCTTTTCAGAAGCATGCGAAACTATTGTAGATGATATTAATTTGATGGCcttgagaaaagaaaataaagtattaGAGAAGTTAGAAAGCAGAAGGAAATGGGAGCAAGGTGCTAGCTGCGCTAAATCAATCATGGTCTGAGCCCACCAACTGTGCCACTTCTTtcagatcaatttttttttattatttttttttgtttttgcactTTTATCTTTTCCAATATTCACATGCATGCATGTGGAGTGTTGGGTTTAAGAAAGTAATCATTATATATCACTGCCCTTTTAATTGTTCGGAAATTGGAACACATTTGGCACCTGTTGATGTACCAAAACAGATGGATGCCACGTGAATATAGCAGCATCCTGGTGAAgtacatttttttccttattattgGAGAGAGACTAACAGAGAGTGAGGATTTCAAATAATCAATTAGtcatattttgaattatttgatttgatttctttCTTATACCCTTTAGTTTTTTAATCGTGGGAAATGGGAATCCAAGGGGGGGTGCTAGTGCTACAATGGAGAGGATGTTAAATTGAGAACATTGCTTACATGTGTCCACGTGCCTTTATGCCAAGGAAAACCAGAACCAGCCTTTTCaccattttaaaaatgaaaagaaaaagaaaagtccaTATTTACACACAGCAAAGAGATGCTAAAACGGGATCATAGTGCTCCTAATTGCACATGTACATGCTAGTTGATGGAACAAACAAAcattttcgattttttttaatcttttctgtGTGTGTTTGCTCTATTATTTTCCTTTCCtcctttttttcccctttacACAGAAATGCCACACGAATTTTGGGCGCTCTTTAATTGAAACTTTGACTGTTTGACATGCAAGTCAGGTAACACATACCATGAATTTTAGGCCCAACACATATTGGGCTTCAGTTTTGTTTACAACGTGGTTTTGTAAAGGCAATTGTTTCATTCTGTACTTCTCATATTGCTTCCGGAATGACAACATGGGAAGTGCATATGAAGCAATTTcgaaagtgaagaaaaaaatacccttttgtaaaataatatacttcaatcaaaacattaaaaaaaaaacacagatgaagatgaattatCCTCATGGTATTGAATACGCTAATTTGTAATCAAGGTATGCTATATGGCTTACGGCTTACCCTTAGGAATTTTGAAAAGGGTGCTTGTGGATacggaaaagagagagaaaaaaaagaaaacataagatGCAGTCTTATGGTTCTCTTTATAGCCTTTCATCTCAATCCTTAATGTCACTTTTGGGAGGATTTTCATTAATTATCACCTCACTATCATGCTTACGATAGTATCtgcccccccaaaaaaaaatttattgtcatctTTTTCCACGAGAACAAAACTGTGTCATAATAGATCAAGAAAGCTAAACAAGCCCATATGGGGTGGCCATTTTTGAGTTGGTGAAACACTATACGGGctagagttttatttttttttcagataccAACCATGTGCGACACATGTGAGTGGTGCATAGATTTacccacacacacaaaaaaaaacacaacacttAGTTTAGCCGAAACAacgaaaaaataacaaatatcataaTTGGTGTAACGTGTATCATTAGTGAGATGCCATGTCAGCATCCTCAATCGATTATGACAAATCAGATCACTGTCTCTCACACAATCCTTTGCAAAATGCAAAAGTATTATCATAAGTGAATGGCTAAGTTTGTTACACACCAAGCACTTTTTTTGGACCACAATTTTGCACTCCTTTATGCTACAGAGAGAGAGGTGCTGTGaacttcatttctttctctccttCTGGAAATGGCAACCCTCCACTCTCTTGCATTGTCCTCTCCACTCTCCAACTCACTTCAGAAGCCGCACTTATATGCAGGTAACATAACACTCTTCAAAATTATCTTctctaacattattttttttttctatttttctatgaAATGTGCAAAGACTTAGTCTGAGATGATTTTACTAGTTTACAAGGGTGATGAGATTAAGTTGGACAATGTATGTTCTCCTATTGAATTTGATCATATTTGCGTTaagttaggaaaaaaaatgttcatttttcttctcttaggCATTCTTGGGGACTCAACTTAAATGGTTCATCTAAAGTTCTACACCTGAAATTCCATAATTGCATtcgaattaattttttttgtgttgttaagGTCCTTGAATCATTTTCAATTCAATATGGTTTGCCTCTGTTACGAGACACTTTGCATTCAAGGAGGCCAAATAAGAAAATAGGATAAACTAAATGAGGTGGcattgttttcttttcctttgtttttgccctctttttttttcttgacaacataaaattattgatatgGTGCTTCATTTTTCATTATATGCCATACTCATTACATTAAAGTTTAGATTTTAAGTGTTCAAACTTCCATCAATTTGATACAATTTCCAACTTGAACATAAAAACATTGATGGACCAAAAATGTGTCATGTTCTTGAAGACATGCAAAGAGGTGATATGTTGCTTTGATGGTATGTTTTGATTGATGACATCCCATGTTGTAGAGAAAAGTGACTGGACAACCGAGAATCTacaattttcttaaaagaatatACAATTTTCTAATGTTGTCAAGTATATGAAGTAATCTTAGAAGCCCCTTTAGTTCCAAGCTACATTGCGCCATTCTATATGTGTAGAGCAGTTTGTTGTATCATCTTCTTTGACCCTTACCCTTGATCCAAAAGTGTAGAAGTTCTTTGAACTTTGGATATATAtgcatattttgtttctttgatgATATTTATCACTagcaaaatatgaaataatgctTATGAGTTATGATGTTCCTGGTGAACATAACAGCCTCTTTGTTTATGCAGTCCCATCTTCAATTGTTCATCAAAGTACAAACTCTTCATTCAATGGTCAAACTTTACGCATGCCATGTTTGAGGTTACCTGTGCTAAGACAAAGTACTCCCATGCACATGCCAGTTATCATGATGGCCAAACCAAAAATACAGTTCATCCAGGGAACTGATGAACAAACAATACCCGATGTGAGGCTGACCAAATCAAGGGATGGAACAAATGGCATGGCTATCTTCACATTTGATCAACCCTCGGTATTCGATTCTTCCGGTGAAATAGGTGATATCACCGGGTTTTACATGATTGATGAGGAAGGAGTCCTTCAGTCGGTTGATGTAAGTGCTAAATTTGTCAATGGGAAGCCCTCAATAATTGAAGCCAAGTATGTAATGCGGAGTCCAAGGGAGTGGGATAGATTCATGAGATTCATGGAGCGATACTCAAATGCAAATGGTTTGCAATTTGTCAAAAAATGAGTCAATGTGCTAACTCtgcccttctattcttttgccCTTTTTCAGGAAGTTTGTGTTCTACAATATAGTCATATAAAACCCGAGTGAAATGATATATTGGCGTGCATGTAACTTCAATTCACATACTAATGTCTTTTCTGACACCCccaaaattttatgaaattttgctTGTCCTGCAGCTGTTTGGCTATCATGTATCTGTTTTCTATAGACAAGTTGGATGGAAAGCTCATCACTCAATGACTTCCTTCTATTATGTTTTGAATAAGCAAAAAACTGTCAGGAAATATAGTACCCCCAACATGCTGCATATTAATATCTTAGtatgttttgtttccttttggATTGTTTCGAGAGAGATATTCATCAGTTTTGGTTCTTCTTCGATCAAGATGTATGGATTCATGGGTCTATGTGTCTAACTGTCTATATAGAACCTGTTCATGGATTAAACATAGAAGGATCATCAAGGATTGTTAAACCAccttttttaaacaaatatctTAAGTGAGTTATATTCTCAAGGTTTAGGAGTGCAAATTTTAGATCATATAGAAGTGTAACATGAGTTTCGATTAAGGAATaagtaaaaggaaaaaactTACAGTTCAATAGGTGTTGTACTGCATGTGTTGTTCTTCAATTAAAATTGGAGTTTCACTGAAAAAAAGTTTTCATTAAAGAATTATACATGTTACCAATGTGAAACTCTAACTCTAATCGGACACCAGCTCCTATAGAACTATATGCAAGTTTTTGTCCATAATAAGTCATCATAACCCTACCACTACTAATGCTGGACTAACAGTAACAAAGAGAAACTGGCGTCAGTCACTCATGGAATGCCATGTTCTGTTGCCATGATTCTGATACATAGCTGAGGTCCAAcataaaaagattttataaaaaataatataacatttaaatattattaatatactcTTATAAATTGTAATTTCTCATAGCAATCTTAAacttatttcttaattaatgtacTTAAATACTCTAACGTTACATGTGCACCGGCCTTGGTCTAGTTCAGCAATGAAAGCTGTGTGGGCTCTGGCTCTCCCAGAGACAGTATTGGGTCCCGGTATGTCAACAATGTGAGCACTTCAAAATTCTGAAGAGGTTACAGATTGAAAAAAGGTGTCATCTATTATCTAAAGATTTAcaacaaaattgtaaaaaataaaatatacgaGTATAAATTTGTAGAAGTATCATCAatcattgaaaaaacaaaacgcCAAGTTTTATTTGTTTCCCACTGGTTTTCTAAGAAGAATTGTTTTGTTCATATAATATCTGTTTAcaactctcttttttttttgtctctaatATATTAAACATGTTATTTCACATGTCTCATTCTTCTCTTCCCATCCCTCCTAGTagtagaagaaattaaaaaaaattaaaacatgaatAAGAGTCAAACTTGTACTGGATTTTCCTTTTCATTGATCATTTTCCGCGTGACATAAGACAGACAAATCAAAACCTTGTGCAAATTGTTGGTCTGGGCCTGGTCCAATCTGAATTGATTTTCTTCGCATCAGGATTATGGTGCCAAATGCCAATGGTTTCAATTATAAACagctgtatttttttaattaattatagttaTGTGTTGCATCACACTATTGGGGAACAGTACTTTAAGGAGAAAATTGCTCTATAAAATAATCATGGTGGACAGATGGAAGATGACAAAAACAGGAGAAAATTACACGCAGATGGGGAAAACAGAATGCTAAAAACAATGACAATTGCTCAGCACTTCCATCTAACCATTTTCATTAAGGACAAAAATACCATTTACCACACTGTCTTTGCTAAAAACAATGTTAAAAAAACTGTATGGAAAGAAACTTCTggtatttttctcaaaatatgaTGAATTATTTCATCAAAGCGAATCTACACGTCAATACTCAATAGAGTTTAATTTCATTCATatcaaagaaataaatgaatcGTTACGTACTTTCGAGAATTTTACAGTGACTTCTTTACTACCACCGACTGTTCAAAGgtcttttaacaaattaaattgataTCAATTGGACATAGTATTGTGCAATACCAtagaatttcatattttaattgcgcctacaatttttttaacccaGAATGTAGAAACGTGAATTATATAAACCAGAAAGCAGCTGGCGTGGAAAGAAAACAGCTCATACATTTTCTCTAGTTGCTTCCATTACAGGTAGTTAAACAAGACAAGCCATTCACACAGGTGCATTCAGCAAAATGAAATAACCCAATATACTAAAATGAAAACAGCTCATACATTTTCTCAACGCATTTTCGTGTATGGCAGGCTGATGTATCGGAGAAATGAAACTTCAACTGATCTATCCATGACTTCAATGGTTAAACTTGTTCTGGTGCCATTAActgtaataattttgtttatatttcctatatgaatcaaatgaataaaactATTACATGAAAGGAATTATTAAACCTCCCAAATCATTCTTGGAACCACTAAGTAGTGAGGAGAAATACATGAAGCAGAAATCAGAAAAACCTATAACACAAAAATGTGTATAGCAAACAATATGTCTCCATGTCGAGGGTTTCCATGAGGGAAGCTCGCTCAATATAAGCAAGACATGTTAGTGCACTGCAAGACCCAACAATAATTTGTAATTCTTCTCCAATTCAAGCAAAGCATTGTTAAGTCAGGATTAAGCCTTAAGCGCCCTGTAGATTTTTCCCCCCTTCCTTTCATGATTGATTTCTTCGCTCATTCTTCCAAGAGTTTTTTGCAACTTCAGCAGATGAATCATTGGAATCTCCATTACCATCCTTTGGTTTGGAGAAGAAAGGATCCCATTCATGAGGTCCTACCTCGTGCTCTCCCTCAGGCAGCAAAGCATATTTCCAACTGTTCTCCTCAATGAAGTTGTCATCTGTACGGCCTTCAATAATATCCTTCCTCAAATTTGTAACCTTGTCAATTACTGCTTGCACCGCAACATCAAATGCATCTTTAAGAGTTTCTAATTTGGAGCGAGGATCAGCATACACTAGTCTTGGAATGAGACTAATGACCTCTTCTCTCATGATCTTCACTTGCTCAGGGGGTATCTGActaagcctttcctctatacTGATATTCCTCTTACGAATATCATCCTCGGGAATGAAGACAGAATACTTTGTGAAATTCTTGGGAAGATGCCAAGTATACTGTGTATATGCTGAGCCTGGATGGAAGAAGACAGGTATACAACCAGCCAGCATTGAATCAAAAGCAGATCTTCGCGTGTATGAATCACCCTGGGGTTGCAAGCAGAAAAGCGAGCTTTGAAACATCTGCATTATGCTGCTGGGATAATGACATTTGCTTTCGCCAAAGTCACATTCCAACAGTTTACAAACATTTGACCGTCTGCATTGATCAATTAACTGACCCCTGATTGATTTGGGGTTGCCAGGACGGGGAGCACCGGCAAAGGAGAAAAGCCACTTCCTCTCTAGTTGCCTCATTCGATCTTGCCACATGAACACATCAGCATCCTTTGCAGGGTGGAAGTATGTAGGATATGGAATTCCAAAATCATTTGCATTCCAAGGGCTGGATTCAACCACAAGCATGGACATATTCTTCGCCGCTGGTAAAAACAAAAGCTTATTG encodes the following:
- the LOC114371936 gene encoding MDIS1-interacting receptor like kinase 1-like — its product is MQMKTQFFFYFCCICCFSYGYAAAANDEVAALLSIKEGLTDPLNSLHDWKLVDKAEGKNAAHCNWTGVRCNSIGAVEKLDLSRMNLSGIVSNEIQRLKSLTSLNLCCNEFASSLSSIANLTTLKSLDVSQNFFTGDFPLGLGKASGLITLNASSNNFSGFLPEDFGNVSSLETLDLRGSFFEGSIPKSFSNLHKLKFLGLSGNNLTGEIPGGLGQLSSLECMIIGYNEFEGGIPPEFGNLTKLKYLDLAEGNLGGEIPAELGRLKLLNTVFLYKNKFEGKIPPAIGNMTSLVQLDLSDNMLSGNIPGEISKLKNLQLLNFMRNWLSGPVPSGLGDLPQLEVLELWNNSLSGTLPRNLGKNSPLQWLDVSSNSLSGEIPETLCTKGYLTKLILFNNAFLGPIPASLSTCPSLVRVRIQNNFLNGTIPVGLGKLGKLQRLEWANNSLTGGIPDDIGSSTSLSFIDFSRNNLHSSLPSTIISIPNLQTLIVSNNNLGGEIPDQFQDCPSLGVLDLSSNRFSGSIPSSIASCQKLVNLNLQNNQLTGGIPKSLASMPTLAILDLANNTLSGHIPESFGMSPALETFNVSHNKLEGPVPENGVLRTINPNDLVGNAGLCGGVLPPCGQTSAYPLSHGSSRAKHILVGWIIGVSSILAIGVATLVARSLYMKWYTDGLCFRERFYKGRKGWPWRLMAFQRLDFTSSDILSCIKDTNMIGMGATGVVYKAEIPQSSTIVAVKKLWRSGSDIEVGSSDDLVGEVNLLGRLRHRNIVRLLGFLYNDADVMIVYEFMHNGNLGEALHGKQAGRLLVDWVSRYNIALGIAQGLAYLHHDCHPPVIHRDIKSNNILLDANLEARIADFGLAKMMFQKNETVSMIAGSYGYIAPEYGYSLKVDEKIDIYSYGVVLLELLTGKRPLNSEFGESIDLVGWIRRKIDNKSPEEALDPSVGNCKHVQEEMLLVLRIALLCTAKFPKDRPSMRDVMMMLGEAKPRRKSGRSSETFSANKEMPAISSSPVNGLL
- the LOC114369935 gene encoding photosystem II reaction center PSB28 protein, chloroplastic-like produces the protein MATLHSLALSSPLSNSLQKPHLYAVPSSIVHQSTNSSFNGQTLRMPCLRLPVLRQSTPMHMPVIMMAKPKIQFIQGTDEQTIPDVRLTKSRDGTNGMAIFTFDQPSVFDSSGEIGDITGFYMIDEEGVLQSVDVSAKFVNGKPSIIEAKYVMRSPREWDRFMRFMERYSNANGLQFVKK
- the LOC114372094 gene encoding xyloglucan galactosyltransferase MUR3-like, yielding MRKRPDQMEKGAAAKNQNSRICFLASLSAFFWFLLLYFHFVVLAGDNSNRKISYNNQVDLDHSTLSTTPVSVSYEPPPTHQVQAPPRKIGFPDTDTDTLHATKKSFPFMRAMRASENKSDPCGGRYIYVHDLPSRFNEDMLKECRSLSLWTNMCKFTTNAGLGPPLENAEGVFSNTGWYATNQFAVDVIFGNRMKQYECLTNDSSIAAAVFVPFYAGFDIARYLWGYNISTRDAASLALVDWLMKRPEWSTMNGRDHFLVAGRITWDFRRLSEEESDWGNKLLFLPAAKNMSMLVVESSPWNANDFGIPYPTYFHPAKDADVFMWQDRMRQLERKWLFSFAGAPRPGNPKSIRGQLIDQCRRSNVCKLLECDFGESKCHYPSSIMQMFQSSLFCLQPQGDSYTRRSAFDSMLAGCIPVFFHPGSAYTQYTWHLPKNFTKYSVFIPEDDIRKRNISIEERLSQIPPEQVKIMREEVISLIPRLVYADPRSKLETLKDAFDVAVQAVIDKVTNLRKDIIEGRTDDNFIEENSWKYALLPEGEHEVGPHEWDPFFSKPKDGNGDSNDSSAEVAKNSWKNERRNQS